The following coding sequences are from one SAR324 cluster bacterium window:
- a CDS encoding ATP-binding cassette domain-containing protein — MRLLKKASTENLLETRSIAALLSWQGYLSFGLKNARMPSDEITRRVTRAAEILQIEPLLKRKPSQLSGGQRQRVAIGRALVRDVDVFLFDEPLSNLHAQLHSELRVEIKRLHARLKNMMIYVTHDQIKALTLADRIAVMKGGVIQQLPAPQLIYNKPSNLYVAGFIGSPAMNFLPGQLVVSGEEASFTTKDGASISLQGYEASTSLSQGGEAILGVRPEHIQIHTEPIPSVTIPAAIEIDEPMGADSLLWLKLEQQSLSVRIDADLNCQEGTIYHLEFNIPKSSIFRKNTEVRI; from the coding sequence ATGAGATTGCTAAAAAAAGCCTCTACGGAAAATCTCCTGGAAACGAGGTCTATTGCCGCCTTGCTGTCGTGGCAGGGATATCTTTCCTTCGGACTCAAGAACGCGCGAATGCCTTCTGATGAAATCACCAGACGGGTAACAAGAGCTGCTGAGATTTTACAGATTGAGCCGCTGCTAAAACGCAAACCTTCCCAGCTGTCTGGAGGTCAGCGACAACGCGTGGCGATTGGTCGGGCGCTGGTGCGTGATGTGGATGTTTTCCTTTTCGATGAACCCCTCTCTAATCTGCATGCTCAGTTACACTCTGAGTTACGTGTTGAGATCAAGCGCCTACATGCCCGCCTGAAAAACATGATGATCTACGTCACTCATGATCAGATCAAAGCACTGACCCTCGCGGATCGGATTGCTGTGATGAAAGGTGGGGTCATTCAACAACTGCCGGCTCCCCAACTGATCTACAACAAGCCCTCTAATTTGTATGTTGCGGGATTCATTGGTTCACCTGCGATGAACTTCCTACCCGGACAGCTTGTTGTCAGCGGAGAGGAGGCATCCTTCACAACCAAGGATGGAGCGTCCATTTCCCTCCAAGGCTATGAAGCCAGCACCTCTCTCAGCCAGGGAGGAGAGGCTATTCTTGGGGTACGTCCAGAGCATATCCAGATACACACAGAACCGATCCCCAGTGTGACGATTCCCGCAGCCATCGAGATTGATGAGCCAATGGGAGCCGATAGCCTGCTGTGGCTTAAATTGGAGCAACAATCCCTCTCCGTAAGAATTGATGCTGATCTGAATTGCCAGGAAGGCACGATCTACCACCTAGAATTCAATATCCCCAAGTCTTCAATCTTCCGTAAGAATACCGAGGTGCGGATCTAG
- a CDS encoding sugar phosphate isomerase/epimerase has translation MTDWSFQLYSARNHPPLSNTLQLLAELGYTQVEGFGGLYDQAAALRQDLDHHGLTMPTGHFGLAMLEDPDQALPIIETLGVKTVICPHLAAEQRPSDVAGWKQMVETLNKVGKPYQEAGLGFGWHNHDFEFIALENGKTPMEILLENSELGWEMDLAWVVRGKADPAEWIQRFGGRLCAVHVKDIAPAGENADEDGWADVGHGVIDWPSLYSQLQQTPATWYVMEHDKPNDVARFARRSLATVQSFAG, from the coding sequence ATGACTGACTGGTCTTTTCAACTCTATAGTGCTCGGAATCATCCACCGCTGAGCAACACGCTCCAACTATTGGCAGAACTGGGTTATACCCAGGTGGAAGGATTCGGCGGACTTTATGATCAAGCAGCTGCGCTACGACAGGATCTGGATCACCATGGATTGACGATGCCCACCGGACACTTTGGCTTAGCCATGCTGGAAGACCCAGATCAAGCCCTACCAATCATTGAGACTCTGGGAGTAAAAACAGTCATCTGTCCCCACTTGGCTGCAGAACAACGTCCTTCAGATGTGGCTGGTTGGAAGCAGATGGTGGAAACACTCAACAAAGTCGGCAAGCCGTATCAGGAGGCTGGGTTGGGCTTTGGCTGGCACAACCACGACTTTGAATTCATAGCTTTGGAAAATGGGAAGACACCAATGGAGATCCTCTTGGAAAACTCAGAATTGGGCTGGGAAATGGACCTGGCCTGGGTTGTCCGAGGTAAGGCAGATCCTGCAGAGTGGATCCAACGCTTTGGTGGCCGTCTCTGTGCAGTTCACGTCAAGGACATCGCTCCGGCTGGAGAGAATGCAGATGAAGACGGCTGGGCAGATGTAGGACACGGTGTGATTGACTGGCCAAGCCTCTACAGTCAACTGCAACAGACGCCGGCTACCTGGTACGTGATGGAGCACGACAAGCCGAATGATGTGGCCCGCTTTGCCCGTCGTTCTCTGGCAACTGTTCAATCCTTTGCGGGGTGA
- a CDS encoding LacI family DNA-binding transcriptional regulator encodes MSNPKLTDVAQLAGVSPATVSRAINQPAIVNAKTLERIQQAIQQIGYETNTAGRNLRLRRSDALLVMISDAPSRFFSQILMGVEAEASEAGYNVLVSNTQENPERGRRLYASIQQSLADGILTFGGHNQELGDLISNHPIPIVGVNEHLEDLPVPVTTVDNLSASRAIVRHLLELGHRKIGHVTGTTTLSSGRDRLEGFLSELQQTGLSPTWICNKHYNVEAGREAAEEWLCLTDRPTAVFCSCDEAAFGFIAALRRKEIRVPEDVSVIGFDDIPLADHYCPALTTVHQPHRELGTTAVRMLLERIHNVEASIPNQLLEGKLIVRESTGRPPAT; translated from the coding sequence ATGAGCAATCCAAAGTTAACTGATGTTGCCCAGCTAGCAGGAGTATCACCAGCAACGGTGAGTCGAGCGATCAATCAACCAGCGATTGTCAATGCCAAGACCCTGGAGCGGATTCAACAAGCAATCCAGCAAATTGGCTATGAGACCAACACCGCTGGACGGAATCTACGCCTGCGCAGATCAGATGCCTTGCTGGTCATGATCTCGGATGCCCCAAGTCGATTTTTCTCTCAAATTCTGATGGGAGTGGAGGCAGAAGCTTCCGAAGCAGGCTACAACGTATTGGTCTCCAACACTCAGGAAAATCCAGAAAGGGGACGTCGGCTCTACGCAAGCATTCAGCAAAGCCTCGCGGATGGGATCCTAACTTTTGGGGGACACAACCAGGAACTGGGAGACTTGATCAGCAACCATCCCATCCCAATCGTTGGAGTCAATGAGCACCTGGAAGATCTCCCTGTACCCGTGACTACCGTTGACAACCTAAGCGCCTCACGAGCAATTGTTCGTCATCTACTAGAGTTAGGACATCGCAAGATTGGGCACGTGACCGGCACCACTACCTTGTCTTCAGGCAGGGATCGTCTGGAAGGATTCTTGAGTGAACTACAGCAGACTGGACTCTCTCCCACATGGATTTGTAACAAGCACTACAATGTAGAAGCTGGCAGAGAAGCTGCTGAAGAATGGCTATGCTTAACCGACCGTCCCACCGCTGTCTTTTGCTCCTGTGATGAGGCTGCCTTTGGGTTCATTGCTGCGCTGCGTCGCAAAGAAATCCGTGTTCCAGAAGACGTGTCTGTCATTGGTTTCGATGACATTCCCTTAGCTGACCACTATTGCCCAGCTCTCACTACGGTACATCAGCCCCACCGCGAGTTGGGGACCACTGCTGTCCGTATGCTACTGGAGCGCATCCATAACGTGGAAGCATCCATTCCGAATCAACTACTGGAAGGTAAATTGATAGTGCGTGAAAGCACAGGACGTCCACCAGCTACTTAG
- a CDS encoding extracellular solute-binding protein: MKLFKSLGLFVSACLTCGIVTAADHHVKWHDDGKVDLVMEDGTTISTTREELGSLFGPDQKPFDGVNISVTVNSGGPKGGISGPLYSFRPIWEELTGGKLEIVELPFGEHYTKMMLDLRNGTGQYDAFMVGAFWYGDIVPNGYAFPIDDFMTTGEYPQWTYDSMPQSLKTLHTWEGEGYGVLNDGDGQVLYYRRDALANPEWRAQFKKEYGYSMPVPPKTWQQMLDISKFFNGKNWDSNDPDPDAGTVLHLKVGEQGHYHFQSLSASFAITPGPELDQHHNVYWFDPTNMKPLINSPGHVAALEFLQELHKTGPSAQVGWSLGEAWDYFLRGKSVFVFSWGDVGSLCQDTSRSKIQGVCASSILPSSDTYYDHKNKKFVKTTNPVKVGNTTGGSWHGVISNYSANPEATYSLLSLMAIKPASIWLAQNGWTGVDPGFTYQFLEPQGEAGLGDYLDAGWSEADVKDYLKAYYETFFADTFLPYLRIPGSFEYWDILDKNLSATMSGEISAQQALDSTAKTWEQITDRLGRDQQLGYYQSAIGYK, from the coding sequence ATGAAGCTATTCAAATCGCTGGGTCTCTTTGTTTCCGCATGCTTAACGTGTGGAATCGTGACCGCAGCAGATCATCACGTGAAGTGGCATGACGATGGTAAGGTTGATCTGGTCATGGAAGATGGGACAACTATTTCAACAACACGAGAGGAACTAGGATCCTTGTTTGGCCCAGACCAGAAGCCATTTGATGGAGTAAATATTTCGGTAACCGTCAACTCTGGTGGTCCGAAGGGTGGGATTTCAGGGCCACTGTATAGTTTTCGTCCAATTTGGGAGGAGTTGACTGGTGGTAAGTTGGAAATCGTAGAACTGCCATTCGGAGAGCACTATACCAAGATGATGTTGGATCTCCGCAACGGTACCGGCCAGTACGATGCCTTTATGGTCGGAGCCTTCTGGTATGGGGACATCGTTCCCAACGGCTACGCGTTCCCTATTGATGACTTTATGACCACTGGAGAGTATCCGCAGTGGACCTATGATTCAATGCCTCAGTCGTTGAAAACGCTGCATACTTGGGAAGGTGAGGGTTACGGAGTACTCAACGACGGAGATGGTCAAGTTCTGTACTACCGCAGAGATGCGCTGGCCAATCCAGAGTGGAGAGCTCAGTTCAAGAAAGAATATGGCTACAGCATGCCTGTTCCGCCAAAGACCTGGCAGCAGATGCTCGACATCAGTAAATTCTTCAATGGCAAGAACTGGGACAGTAACGACCCTGATCCTGATGCAGGAACCGTTCTTCACCTAAAGGTTGGAGAGCAGGGACATTATCACTTCCAGTCGCTGTCAGCCTCCTTTGCTATTACACCTGGGCCCGAGTTGGATCAGCATCACAACGTCTATTGGTTCGACCCCACTAACATGAAGCCACTGATCAATAGCCCTGGACACGTCGCAGCCCTTGAGTTTCTCCAGGAGTTGCACAAGACCGGGCCTTCCGCACAAGTTGGCTGGAGCTTGGGTGAAGCCTGGGACTACTTCCTTCGAGGCAAGTCTGTCTTTGTCTTCAGCTGGGGGGATGTTGGCTCACTCTGTCAGGACACTTCCCGTTCAAAGATCCAAGGGGTGTGTGCTTCCTCTATCCTACCCTCATCAGACACCTATTACGATCACAAGAACAAGAAGTTTGTGAAGACTACCAATCCTGTGAAGGTAGGAAACACGACTGGTGGATCATGGCATGGTGTGATTTCCAATTACTCCGCCAACCCAGAAGCCACCTACTCACTCCTATCCCTGATGGCCATCAAGCCAGCCTCGATCTGGTTGGCTCAAAATGGTTGGACTGGAGTAGATCCGGGCTTCACTTACCAGTTTTTGGAGCCACAGGGAGAAGCTGGACTCGGTGACTACCTTGACGCTGGTTGGTCCGAGGCTGACGTAAAGGACTACCTGAAGGCCTACTATGAGACCTTCTTTGCTGATACCTTCCTACCTTATCTACGGATTCCAGGCTCCTTCGAGTACTGGGACATCTTAGACAAAAATCTCTCGGCTACCA
- a CDS encoding Gfo/Idh/MocA family oxidoreductase, with protein sequence MAGTLGVGVIGCGNISSAYFRLSKLFQAIEVKACADLNMEIAQAQAKEFGLEAMSVEALFSHSEVDIIVNLTVPNAHFEVSKAILEAGKHVYSEKPLTLSLEDGLALRDLAHQKGLRVACTPDTFLGGTHQQARALIDSGVLGKIVGGTCHVLSHGMEHWHPNPDFFFQPGGGPVLDLGPYYIGNLIHLLGPVCYVTAMSSIPQKERMITSQPRYGEKIPVTTPTTIHAVLEFANGALITLGASWDIWKHGHRNMELYGTEGSLVVPDPNFFGGDLLRSERDGEFEKLAVADHPFGVPNQENPRGAVANYRASGLADLAVAIQTDRDARCSIERPLHGVEVMTAILKSAEIRQTLELQTTCTQPELLTAEEAQSLLS encoded by the coding sequence ATGGCTGGAACTCTCGGTGTTGGTGTGATTGGTTGTGGAAATATCTCTTCAGCATATTTCCGACTATCCAAGCTGTTTCAAGCGATTGAAGTCAAAGCCTGCGCAGATCTCAATATGGAGATTGCCCAAGCTCAGGCAAAAGAATTCGGATTGGAAGCCATGAGCGTAGAAGCCCTGTTTTCTCATTCAGAGGTGGATATCATCGTCAATCTGACGGTCCCGAATGCACATTTTGAGGTCTCCAAGGCGATCCTGGAAGCTGGCAAGCACGTCTACTCGGAAAAGCCGCTGACGCTTTCACTGGAAGATGGGCTGGCCTTGCGGGACCTGGCCCACCAGAAAGGACTGCGGGTGGCCTGCACTCCTGATACCTTCCTGGGAGGAACTCATCAGCAAGCTCGAGCGTTGATTGACTCTGGTGTACTCGGCAAGATTGTCGGAGGGACCTGTCATGTGCTCAGCCACGGCATGGAGCACTGGCATCCAAATCCAGATTTCTTTTTCCAGCCCGGTGGTGGACCAGTACTGGACCTCGGACCGTACTACATCGGCAACCTGATTCACCTGCTGGGGCCAGTGTGCTACGTGACGGCCATGTCAAGCATTCCACAAAAGGAACGCATGATCACCAGTCAACCACGCTATGGAGAGAAGATTCCAGTTACTACCCCGACTACGATTCATGCGGTGTTGGAATTTGCCAATGGTGCGTTGATCACACTGGGTGCGAGTTGGGATATCTGGAAGCACGGACACCGCAACATGGAACTCTATGGCACAGAAGGTTCTCTAGTTGTGCCGGATCCAAACTTCTTTGGTGGGGATTTGCTGCGTAGTGAGCGAGATGGTGAGTTTGAGAAATTAGCCGTAGCAGATCATCCGTTTGGGGTGCCCAATCAGGAGAATCCACGAGGTGCAGTAGCCAACTACCGGGCCAGTGGCTTGGCAGATCTGGCGGTTGCCATTCAGACGGACCGGGATGCTCGATGCTCCATTGAACGTCCACTCCATGGGGTAGAAGTGATGACTGCTATTCTGAAGTCTGCTGAGATCCGACAGACTCTGGAACTACAAACCACTTGTACTCAGCCAGAGCTGCTGACAGCCGAAGAAGCACAGTCACTCTTGAGCTGA
- a CDS encoding RidA family protein gives MSFEKRLQELGLEIPALPQPVANYVPGLEAQGLLYISGQGPRNSEGQFIQGIVGQTLTVEEAYQLARQTGLFLLSVAKHQLGSLDRIERIVKLVAFVRCGTDFMQQPQVANGVSDLLGEVFGERGKHARSAVGVAALPGGMCFEAELILQVCSD, from the coding sequence ATGAGTTTTGAAAAACGCTTGCAGGAACTGGGATTGGAAATACCAGCTCTGCCACAGCCTGTGGCCAACTATGTCCCTGGATTGGAAGCCCAAGGATTGCTATATATCTCGGGTCAGGGACCACGCAACTCTGAAGGTCAGTTCATTCAGGGAATTGTGGGGCAGACTCTCACGGTGGAAGAAGCCTATCAACTCGCTCGGCAGACTGGACTCTTTTTACTCTCCGTTGCCAAGCATCAGCTCGGATCGCTAGACCGGATTGAGCGTATCGTCAAGCTGGTGGCTTTTGTGCGCTGTGGCACAGATTTCATGCAGCAACCACAGGTGGCCAACGGGGTATCGGACTTGTTGGGGGAAGTATTCGGAGAGCGAGGTAAGCATGCTCGCTCAGCCGTAGGGGTGGCAGCACTTCCCGGAGGAATGTGCTTTGAAGCAGAATTGATTTTACAGGTATGCTCAGACTGA